From one Humulus lupulus chromosome 8, drHumLupu1.1, whole genome shotgun sequence genomic stretch:
- the LOC133795794 gene encoding histone-lysine N-methyltransferase, H3 lysine-9 specific SUVH6-like, translating to MTIINSQKKLRDDFPPNFKLRKVDVVRDFPDGCGSLAFSTCQNKFEAGDNAKHVQNPAVFEKGEPSFVPVVVSPSQSSDSNNLNLPVKDKLSEACIDYDADAFGMSATLIRKEQLNDDSENQKCNDLIMDEEAIDSRKKAKEALDVFHNILNKLLNDSEGKKQRSELRGGAYLMAAKKFFEQEKSVKCVKKIGPIPGVEVGDKFQCKAELKVVGLHTDCFRGIGYMKNDGKPLATSVVDSQRYENDNISSDILIYSGEGGNPLISAKKKLVDQEDKKGNHALMNSEKSKALVRVIRRHKISRESSHIGLGGNSLSETMYVYHGLYIVDEYWQERGMSGKLVYKFRLKRDLQQPKLNLEDLKMGNSKCSKIKKDVVLMNDISGGKEKVPIRLKNSVDEEKLPSFDYITSTIYPKYIEPVLPNCCSCVGGCEDLDKCDCILKNGGERPYNSKRCNVASNPIIYECGSSCKCSDSCTSRLTQNGIFLQLEVFKTAANTWGVRSRSYILKGSFVCEYIGEVLHDKVIQNKINNLYSKPSWEGGSVCLLTYSQVSFPTYNFTIDATLHGNVARFINHSNSPNLRAQYVLYDHSDVKMPHVMLFAVKDIPPLQELTYDYSSTLNKFGLVFKR from the coding sequence ATGACCATCATAAACTCACAAAAGAAACTGAGGGATGACTTTCCGCCAAACTTTAAGCTGCGAAAAGTTGACGTTGTTCGAGATTTTCCTGACGGCTGTGGATCCCTTGCTTTTTCAACATGCCAGAACAAATTTGAAGCAGGTGATAATGCAAAGCATGTACAAAATCCTGCTGTTTTCGAAAAGGGGGAACCATCATTTGTGCCTGTTGTTGTCTCCCCTTCCCAAAGTAGTGATTCAAACAATTTGAATTTACCAGTTAAGGACAAACTTTCAGAAGCCTGTATTGACTATGATGCAGATGCTTTTGGAATGAGCGCAACACTAATTAGGAAGGAGCAGCTTAATGATGATAGTGAGAATCAGAAATGTAATGACTTGATTATGGATGAAGAAGCTATAGATAGCCGCAAGAAAGCGAAGGAGGCTCTAGATGTGTTCCACAACATACTAAACAAGTTATTGAATGACTCGGAAGGGAAGAAACAGCGATCAGAATTAAGAGGAGGTGCTTATCTCATGGCAGCAAAGAAGTTTTTTGAGCAAGAAAAGTCGGTTAAGTGTGTTAAGAAAATAGGACCTATTCCAGGAGTTGAAGTGGGTGACAAGTTCCAATGTAAAGCTGAACTCAAAGTTGTCGGCCTTCATACTGATTGCTTTCGCGGCATTGGTTACATGAAGAATGATGGGAAGCCCTTGGCAACAAGTGTTGTTGATTCCCaacgttatgaaaatgacaataTATCTTCTGACATTTTGATATACTCAGGGGAAGGTGGAAATCCATTGATTAGTGCAAAAAAGAAACTAGTTGATCAAGAAGATAAGAAAGGGAATCATGCATTAATGAATAGCGAGAAATCAAAGGCACTTGTTAGAGTGATTCGTCGCCATAAAATATCAAGGGAATCTAGTCATATTGGTTTGGGTGGTAATAGTTTGTCCGAAACCATGTATGTGTATCATGGTCTGTACATTGTCGATGAGTATTGGCAAGAAAGAGGGATGTCTGGTAAGCTTGTCTATAAATTCAGGTTAAAAAGAGATTTGCAACAACCGAAGCTCAATTTGGAAGATCTAAAAATGGGCAATTCAAAGTGCTCAAAAATCAAGAAGGATGTTGTGCTTATGAATGACATATCTGGAGGAAAAGAGAAGGTTCCTATTCGACTTAAGAATTCAGTAGATGAAGAGAAGCTTCCATCTTTTGATTACATTACAAGTACCATCTATCCCAAGTATATTGAACCTGTTTTGCCAAATTGTTGCTCCTGTGTTGGTGGATGCGAAGACTTGGACAAATGTGACTGCATCCTTAAAAATGGTGGGGAAAGGCCATATAACTCTAAGAGATGTAATGTTGCATCTAACCCCATCATTTATGAGTGTGGCTCTAGCTGTAAGTGCTCTGATTCTTGTACCAGTAGGTTAACTCAAAATGGTATCTTTCTCCAGTTAGAAGTTTTTAAGACTGCTGCAAATACATGGGGTGTTAGGTCGAGATCTTACATTTTGAAGGGAAGTTTTGTGTGCGAGTACATTGGAGAAGTTCTTCATGATAAGGTAATTCAGAACAAGATCAACAATTTGTATAGTAAACCTTCATGGGAAGGTGGTAGTGTGTGTTTACTTACCTATTCACAAGTGAGTTTTCCTACATACAACTTCACAATCGATGCTACATTGCATGGAAATGTTGCTAGATTTATCAATCATAGTAACTCACCTAATCTTCGAGCCCAATATGTTCTATATGATCATTCTGATGTGAAAATGCCGCATGTGATGCTATTTGCCGTCAAGGATATACCGCCATTGCAGGAGCTGACTTATGACTATAGTAGCACACTAAACAAATTTGGTTTGGTTTTTAAAAGGTAG